In a genomic window of Nodosilinea sp. E11:
- a CDS encoding LysR family transcriptional regulator: MIHATLHQLKVFEATARHGSFTRAAEELYLTQPTVSIQVKQLTKAVGLPLFEQIGKRLYLTQAGQKLLETCQEIFDGLDQFEMAVSDLKGLKQGQLRLAVITTAKYFVPRLLGPFCQRFPGIDISLKVTNHQQIQERMANNDDDLYIISTPPEQPDLKIYPFLENPLVVLGPQDHPLVGKPRSPIQILDGEQFIMREPGSGTRHAVQKLLAEHDVNVKVRLELGSNEAIKQAIAGGLGISVLSLHTIISEGTRGEFAILDVDHFPIDRHWYVAHLAGKQLSVVSQTFLNYLLEESHTLVENLLPGISRVPAAIAPEPTVKGDEMLSKV; this comes from the coding sequence GTGATACACGCTACACTGCACCAGCTCAAGGTTTTTGAAGCGACTGCCCGCCATGGCAGCTTTACTCGCGCCGCCGAAGAACTCTATCTGACCCAGCCCACGGTGTCGATTCAGGTGAAGCAATTGACCAAGGCGGTAGGGTTGCCCCTGTTTGAACAAATTGGCAAGCGGCTCTATCTCACCCAGGCAGGGCAAAAACTGCTCGAAACCTGCCAAGAAATCTTTGATGGTCTCGACCAGTTTGAGATGGCGGTATCTGACCTCAAAGGGCTAAAGCAGGGTCAGCTGCGCCTGGCGGTGATTACCACGGCCAAATACTTTGTGCCCCGGTTGCTAGGGCCGTTTTGCCAGCGATTCCCCGGTATTGATATCTCGCTGAAGGTGACTAACCACCAGCAGATTCAAGAGCGCATGGCCAACAACGATGACGATCTCTACATCATCAGCACGCCCCCCGAGCAGCCCGATCTCAAGATTTATCCCTTTCTCGAAAACCCGCTGGTGGTGCTGGGGCCTCAAGATCACCCTCTGGTGGGTAAGCCGCGATCGCCCATTCAAATTCTCGATGGCGAGCAGTTCATCATGCGCGAACCGGGCTCGGGTACCCGCCACGCGGTGCAAAAGCTGCTGGCTGAGCACGATGTGAACGTCAAGGTGCGCTTAGAACTGGGCAGCAATGAGGCGATCAAGCAGGCGATCGCAGGCGGGCTGGGCATCTCGGTGCTGTCGCTACACACGATTATCTCTGAGGGCACCCGAGGCGAGTTTGCCATTCTCGATGTCGACCATTTCCCCATCGATCGCCACTGGTATGTGGCGCACTTGGCGGGCAAGCAGCTCTCGGTGGTCTCCCAGACGTTTCTAAACTACCTACTAGAAGAAAGCCACACCCTGGTCGAAAATCTGCTGCCAGGCATTAGCCGGGTACCGGCGGCGATCGCCCCCGAACCCACGGTCAAAGGCGACGAAATGCTGAGCAAGGTTTAG